One Firmicutes bacterium CAG:345 genomic region harbors:
- a CDS encoding metalloprotease (product inferred by homology to UniProt), producing MKDEYILGIESSCDETSMSILKNNNELLSNVISTQIKNHQSFGGVMPELAARLHLESVGYVLEECIRTSNIDLKDLSAVAVTGGPGLIGGLQVGMIAAKTIAMYYNIPLLYVHHLAGHIYANEFVKPLQFPCLAVVVSGGNSQLVYMKDHLSFEIIGETLDDALGESLDKVARVLGLPYPGGLAIDKLVKNHDIETIPLPKPHIDGYNLSYSGLKSHIIREIDELKRKGLFNDEFVLKYATSVEHAFMEQLINKVKKAAKDYNVKQIIIGGGVSANSYLRMRMKETFEKKYDLVLPPLWCTTDNAAMIAKVGHYLLERNIVSSLDAESRASYQLDEFMKKSA from the coding sequence ATGAAAGATGAATATATATTGGGAATAGAATCAAGTTGTGATGAAACATCAATGTCTATTTTGAAGAACAATAATGAATTGCTAAGTAATGTTATTTCGACACAGATTAAAAATCACCAAAGTTTTGGCGGGGTAATGCCTGAACTGGCTGCTCGTCTTCATTTGGAAAGTGTAGGATATGTTTTAGAAGAATGTATTCGAACAAGCAATATTGATTTAAAAGATTTAAGTGCTGTCGCTGTTACTGGTGGCCCTGGACTTATTGGGGGTTTACAAGTTGGAATGATAGCGGCTAAGACAATAGCAATGTATTATAATATTCCTCTTTTATATGTTCATCATCTAGCTGGACATATTTATGCTAATGAATTTGTTAAACCTTTACAGTTTCCATGCTTAGCTGTTGTTGTAAGCGGAGGAAATAGTCAATTAGTTTATATGAAAGATCATTTATCTTTTGAAATTATAGGTGAAACATTAGATGATGCCTTAGGCGAAAGTCTTGATAAAGTTGCAAGAGTTTTAGGTCTTCCATATCCAGGCGGATTAGCTATTGATAAGCTTGTAAAAAATCATGATATTGAAACAATACCTTTGCCTAAACCACATATCGATGGATATAATCTTTCTTACTCTGGACTTAAATCTCATATTATTCGTGAAATAGACGAATTAAAGAGAAAAGGACTTTTTAATGATGAGTTTGTTTTAAAATATGCAACTAGTGTAGAGCATGCATTTATGGAACAATTGATTAATAAAGTAAAAAAAGCTGCTAAAGATTATAATGTTAAACAGATAATTATTGGTGGAGGTGTTTCAGCAAATTCATATTTAAGAATGAGGATGAAAGAGACTTTCGAAAAAAAATATGATTTGGTATTGCCTCCATTATGGTGTACAACTGATAATGCTGCAATGATAGCAAAAGTAGGCCACTATTTATTAGAAAGAAATATTGTATCCTCTTTAGATGCTGAATCTCGAGCCAGTTATCAACTTGATGAATTTATGAAAAAATCTGCATAG
- a CDS encoding putative uncharacterized protein (product inferred by homology to UniProt): protein MKYLSHNFKETFDIAFEFAKTLKRGAVILARGEMGAGKTAFAKGLAKGLGVEKEITSPTFNIMMVYPLDSLDFVHIDAYRLEDPKAWKNFGLDEVIGDQYNICYIEWDQFIKEYIDVLRRNVYVVNLKYISEKEREIEIEKIL from the coding sequence ATGAAATATTTATCACATAATTTTAAAGAAACTTTTGATATTGCTTTTGAGTTTGCAAAAACATTGAAAAGAGGTGCAGTTATTTTAGCTCGTGGTGAAATGGGTGCTGGAAAAACTGCTTTTGCTAAAGGTCTCGCTAAAGGTTTAGGAGTAGAAAAAGAAATTACTTCTCCAACATTCAATATAATGATGGTTTATCCTTTAGATTCATTAGATTTTGTGCATATAGATGCTTATAGATTAGAAGATCCAAAAGCTTGGAAAAATTTTGGATTAGATGAAGTTATTGGAGATCAATATAATATTTGCTATATTGAATGGGATCAATTTATTAAAGAATATATTGATGTATTAAGAAGAAATGTTTATGTGGTTAATTTAAAATATATTTCTGAAAAAGAACGTGAAATAGAAATCGAGAAAATATTATGA
- a CDS encoding spore coat protein YutH (product inferred by homology to UniProt) — MRSFIYDQYGYLLEKDVNEFSFEGYDFRLVAHEKSEDEVRELAFALNELKKTLPFSVKSCIVESRNHTLVTENEFGNVSLIAAKKDVYNFNAIIYIIEHGSQYIKKTNYTISNLIDLWEEKLSLIEEKYLGETKIDDYAFQIVNVESIYAIGLASNAIQYLADIKKDYGDSIPNLTLVHKRIESMRSIDIFNPFNFIQDTACRDLSFLYKINEIKEKELFDFFEKLNFSKTDLSLFIARLLFPTYTFDLLEDQYNIKKNISKEFFELNKNGKKRMQKNALLINHMIKKYALRPIEWLNTVL, encoded by the coding sequence ATGAGATCTTTTATTTATGATCAATATGGTTATCTTCTTGAAAAAGATGTCAATGAATTTTCCTTTGAAGGATATGATTTTCGTTTGGTTGCACATGAGAAAAGTGAAGATGAAGTCCGTGAATTAGCTTTTGCATTGAATGAATTGAAAAAAACACTACCTTTTTCAGTTAAATCTTGTATAGTTGAATCTAGAAATCATACTTTGGTGACTGAAAATGAATTTGGTAATGTTTCGTTGATAGCAGCAAAAAAGGATGTATATAACTTCAATGCGATAATCTATATTATTGAACATGGTAGTCAATATATAAAAAAGACGAATTACACTATATCTAATTTAATTGATTTATGGGAAGAAAAGCTCTCTTTAATTGAAGAAAAATATTTAGGCGAAACAAAAATAGATGACTATGCTTTTCAAATTGTAAATGTTGAATCTATTTATGCTATTGGTTTAGCAAGCAATGCTATTCAATATTTAGCAGATATAAAAAAAGATTACGGAGATTCAATACCTAATCTAACTTTAGTGCATAAAAGAATTGAAAGTATGCGTTCTATAGATATTTTTAATCCATTTAATTTCATTCAGGATACTGCTTGTAGAGATTTGTCTTTTTTATATAAAATTAATGAAATTAAGGAAAAAGAATTATTTGATTTTTTTGAAAAATTGAATTTTAGCAAAACAGATTTATCATTATTTATTGCCAGATTGCTTTTTCCAACTTACACATTTGATCTTTTAGAAGATCAATATAATATTAAAAAGAATATTTCTAAAGAATTTTTTGAATTGAATAAGAATGGAAAAAAAAGAATGCAAAAGAATGCTTTATTAATTAATCATATGATAAAAAAATATGCTTTACGTCCGATAGAATGGCTTAATACAGTTCTTTAA
- a CDS encoding beta-glucosidase Bgl3E (product inferred by homology to UniProt) has translation MMKAKLINLSLEEKIRFLVSNEKNTLGSLEKYVFPKITFSNESVSYTDTDKKIFAFPSDVMLIQSFDDELIEKVFDVKFRNLSCTQNLKYNYISSEDNYTEDSFLFSKFQISKAKAMNENSFFRAIDGEVNDLNWINYFYFIDKIFFKKFNTVLCYSKEQYDKYKKLPYIQYIIGNSSKFEEIEYYLQNGVLFSCYTGKDYEELISYLLKKTGIESLNNKDRKSISVSQIDLMIDKIFTIFEETKNKKENNILEENTDIYLRSCLDSIVLLKDEKRLLPLKREKKVSIIGDFFSNKEYIEEICNHQCSSKITGDEIINNYYNINYVGFAHGYLKEKNIENLISFSAIDLVQKSDLAVIYLRANDGIISNDQLDLVNKMIETKKDLIVVLDADNYVSIPFYDKVSTILYVAGGGEKVHDAILNVLSGEKCPSGRITKKWNVSNSIELPFGYGLSYGNFEYSNLEVNNKVVSFNILNISNEICISVPQLYIRLNDKSSSFYKPQLRGYKKVSISPEKMIKVEFELDDSFFKEYDFKRNCMIIKKGVFELLIGNNIDDICLKSQIEKSEEVENGSEKSLIKENISADSSIIENRLDNKKSKRISKKEIIIPGLLFLYFIGATIFLCLSLKSDKNIMFLCLFCGSTISFICLIFFLVFLILYFKRRKNNDDTIVNFLLSAPDFNIISKREFEVLNQKEESFVNEENIEEIADNQLINKEDIKLDKNTSLSKEEIELHEEELKKLIEEKNNSIFEKVDIKDKIDFDSKSSLVQLTENLKKIFLSKGLIVELSTIRSLISAIVSTKIIILDSKVKELFPIFFDSLKEFLGFESHAITASDDWSSSFNLCWNKNDENNYVITDFITDIYCASKLKNNICFSVINEVNMENVDMYLKEILEYASSPNLKHTIKVNKQIDLTIPKNMLFIIVPKSNDFINKIPAKLSQYSTIIHLLMREEKKIPLNEDISCLSYSYLHSLVDDYKNDFYLSENNWKKIDSFISCLNLKENIELSNKCSLRIEDYVTTYMASGGDEFQALEAVGQEILLPYVSFLDYFKDNKNYSSFIELTNNCFGEEANEILRYFKIQEVSEV, from the coding sequence ATGATGAAAGCTAAATTGATCAATTTATCATTAGAAGAAAAAATCAGGTTTCTTGTATCTAATGAAAAAAATACGCTAGGGTCTTTAGAGAAATATGTTTTTCCTAAAATTACATTTTCGAATGAAAGCGTAAGTTATACTGATACAGATAAAAAAATATTTGCTTTTCCTTCAGATGTAATGTTAATTCAATCTTTCGATGATGAATTAATTGAAAAAGTATTTGATGTAAAATTTAGAAATTTATCTTGCACACAAAATTTAAAATATAATTATATTTCTAGTGAAGATAATTATACGGAAGATAGTTTTTTATTTTCTAAATTTCAAATATCTAAAGCAAAGGCTATGAATGAAAATTCTTTTTTCAGAGCTATAGATGGAGAAGTGAATGATTTGAATTGGATTAATTATTTTTATTTTATAGATAAAATATTTTTTAAAAAATTCAATACTGTACTTTGCTATTCTAAAGAACAGTATGACAAATATAAAAAATTGCCATATATACAATATATAATAGGCAATTCTTCTAAATTCGAAGAGATAGAATATTATTTGCAAAATGGTGTTTTATTTTCTTGTTATACTGGAAAAGATTATGAAGAACTAATTTCTTATTTACTTAAGAAAACAGGTATAGAAAGTTTAAATAATAAAGATAGAAAAAGTATTTCGGTATCACAAATTGATTTGATGATAGATAAGATTTTTACTATTTTTGAAGAAACTAAAAATAAAAAAGAAAATAATATATTGGAAGAAAACACAGATATATATTTAAGATCTTGTTTAGATTCGATTGTTTTATTAAAAGATGAAAAAAGATTGTTGCCTTTAAAAAGAGAAAAGAAAGTCTCTATTATAGGAGATTTCTTTTCAAATAAAGAATACATTGAAGAAATTTGTAATCATCAATGTTCTTCAAAAATTACTGGTGATGAAATTATTAATAATTATTACAATATTAATTATGTTGGTTTTGCTCATGGATATTTAAAAGAAAAAAATATTGAAAATTTAATATCGTTTTCAGCTATTGATTTGGTACAAAAATCTGATTTGGCTGTTATTTATTTAAGAGCAAATGATGGAATTATATCAAATGATCAATTGGATTTAGTAAATAAAATGATTGAAACGAAAAAAGATTTGATAGTTGTTTTGGATGCTGATAATTATGTAAGTATTCCTTTTTATGATAAGGTTTCAACAATACTTTATGTTGCTGGTGGTGGAGAAAAAGTTCATGATGCAATTTTAAATGTTTTGAGTGGAGAAAAATGCCCTTCTGGAAGAATTACAAAAAAATGGAACGTTTCTAACAGTATTGAATTACCATTTGGATATGGTTTATCATATGGCAACTTCGAATATTCAAACTTAGAAGTAAATAACAAAGTTGTTTCTTTTAATATTTTGAATATTTCAAATGAAATTTGTATATCTGTTCCTCAATTATATATTCGCTTAAACGATAAAAGCAGTAGTTTTTATAAACCACAGTTAAGAGGTTATAAAAAAGTATCGATTTCTCCTGAAAAAATGATAAAAGTTGAATTTGAATTAGATGATTCTTTCTTTAAAGAGTATGATTTCAAACGAAATTGTATGATTATAAAAAAAGGAGTTTTTGAATTATTGATTGGGAATAACATTGATGATATATGTTTAAAAAGTCAGATTGAGAAAAGTGAAGAGGTTGAGAATGGCTCTGAAAAATCTTTAATTAAAGAAAATATTTCTGCTGATTCTTCTATTATAGAAAATAGATTAGATAACAAGAAATCAAAAAGAATTTCAAAGAAAGAGATAATTATTCCTGGTTTACTTTTTTTGTATTTTATTGGTGCAACTATATTTTTGTGTTTATCCCTTAAATCTGATAAGAATATAATGTTTTTATGCTTATTTTGTGGTTCCACAATATCCTTTATTTGTTTAATTTTCTTTTTAGTATTTTTAATACTTTATTTTAAAAGAAGAAAAAATAATGATGATACAATTGTCAATTTTTTACTCAGTGCTCCGGACTTTAATATTATTAGTAAAAGAGAATTTGAAGTGTTAAATCAAAAAGAAGAAAGTTTTGTTAATGAAGAAAATATTGAAGAAATCGCGGATAATCAATTGATAAATAAAGAAGATATTAAGCTTGATAAAAACACTTCTTTATCAAAAGAAGAAATTGAACTTCATGAAGAAGAATTAAAAAAATTAATTGAAGAAAAAAATAATAGTATTTTTGAAAAAGTTGATATTAAAGATAAAATTGATTTTGACTCAAAATCTTCATTAGTTCAACTGACTGAAAATTTGAAAAAAATATTTTTGAGCAAAGGACTTATTGTTGAACTAAGCACTATACGTTCATTAATTAGTGCGATTGTTTCTACCAAAATTATTATTTTAGATTCTAAAGTTAAAGAATTGTTTCCTATATTTTTCGATTCCTTGAAGGAATTTTTAGGCTTTGAATCTCATGCAATTACAGCTAGTGATGATTGGTCTAGTTCATTTAATTTGTGTTGGAATAAAAATGATGAGAATAATTATGTTATTACAGACTTTATTACAGATATTTATTGTGCAAGTAAATTAAAAAACAATATTTGTTTTAGTGTTATAAATGAAGTAAATATGGAAAATGTAGATATGTATTTAAAAGAAATTTTAGAATATGCTTCTAGTCCTAATTTAAAACATACTATTAAAGTGAATAAGCAAATAGATTTAACTATCCCTAAGAATATGTTATTTATCATTGTTCCTAAAAGTAATGATTTTATAAATAAAATACCAGCTAAATTATCTCAATATTCAACTATTATTCATTTATTGATGAGAGAAGAAAAAAAGATTCCACTAAATGAAGATATTTCTTGTTTATCATATTCATATTTGCATTCATTAGTTGATGATTATAAAAATGATTTCTATCTTTCAGAGAATAATTGGAAGAAGATAGATTCTTTCATTTCTTGTTTAAATTTAAAAGAGAATATAGAATTATCTAATAAATGTTCTTTGAGAATAGAAGATTATGTAACAACATATATGGCTTCTGGCGGAGATGAATTTCAGGCTTTAGAAGCTGTTGGACAAGAAATATTATTACCATATGTCTCTTTTTTAGATTATTTTAAGGATAATAAAAATTATAGTTCATTTATTGAATTAACAAACAATTGCTTCGGCGAAGAGGCAAATGAGATTTTGCGTTACTTTAAAATACAGGAAGTTAGTGAGGTATGA
- a CDS encoding putative uncharacterized protein (product inferred by homology to UniProt) yields the protein MNKLFLDTCTGELLVGLIHDGNVSTFEKLTGKRTSEKMLPTIQDLLNKEGLFLKDVDEVYVTKGPGSYTGSRLGLTFAKVLKVLNKNLKVFTCSTLQAMLAAASLEKSIALIDARNEAFFASINIKDENDCARLEFEEIKKYFERGYIPLIYKEDDLSFEELEKYNPLKVEPLKGMIEHQEIFTEIDDVNKINPYYLKGHGRE from the coding sequence ATGAATAAATTATTTTTAGATACTTGTACTGGTGAATTATTGGTTGGATTAATTCATGATGGAAATGTTTCAACTTTTGAAAAATTAACAGGCAAAAGAACTTCGGAAAAAATGCTTCCTACAATTCAAGACCTTTTAAACAAGGAAGGATTATTTTTAAAAGATGTTGATGAAGTTTATGTAACAAAAGGTCCTGGTTCTTATACTGGGAGTAGGTTAGGTTTAACGTTTGCAAAAGTTTTGAAAGTCCTTAATAAGAATTTGAAAGTATTTACATGCTCAACATTACAAGCTATGCTTGCTGCTGCAAGTTTAGAAAAAAGTATTGCTTTAATCGATGCTAGAAACGAAGCATTTTTTGCTTCGATTAATATTAAAGATGAAAATGATTGTGCTCGATTAGAATTCGAAGAAATAAAAAAGTATTTTGAAAGAGGTTATATTCCTTTGATATATAAAGAAGATGATTTAAGCTTTGAAGAATTGGAAAAATATAATCCTTTAAAAGTTGAGCCATTAAAAGGCATGATAGAGCATCAAGAAATTTTCACTGAAATTGACGATGTCAATAAGATTAATCCATATTATTTAAAAGGTCATGGACGTGAATAA
- a CDS encoding unknown (no significant homology to UniProt), whose protein sequence is MEDNNKITPTEEVEKKDEVVEEEKVAPEAEVKEVETKEVLPEAVQKGTVVNPVPLFEEKMKTVENFDEYAEGKRQPFYKDFHKVKVVSYILMALSLAFVVALFVLVFAIKEDSLKWIIYVDLGLCFACLVTNFIYSKISVSKSEKRFKEYVFNFLHELQDACYKDTAIENATFDGEGKIENEKIYNAHIYSTINRIESRCVVKGSLFNRNFTSADVAVVIPSAGYALAANKKNAQEVFALYGRAIEFDYKFNDGGIIIVRKGEKTAMPNHTVGYQEVSIPGLEDFIVYATDVNVANNFFNVELVEKIKSIELNEDLLDYMISLNDKGTFIYANYSDNYMVVPTSKAHPENTYARVIADNHKFISVLELLK, encoded by the coding sequence ATGGAAGACAATAATAAAATCACACCTACTGAAGAAGTAGAAAAAAAAGATGAAGTAGTTGAGGAAGAAAAAGTTGCTCCAGAAGCAGAAGTTAAAGAAGTCGAAACAAAAGAAGTTCTTCCTGAAGCAGTCCAAAAGGGAACAGTTGTTAATCCTGTACCGCTTTTCGAAGAAAAAATGAAGACTGTAGAAAATTTTGATGAATACGCTGAAGGAAAAAGACAGCCATTTTATAAAGATTTTCACAAGGTTAAAGTTGTATCTTATATTTTGATGGCACTATCTTTAGCTTTTGTAGTTGCTCTATTTGTTTTAGTGTTTGCTATTAAAGAAGATAGTTTAAAATGGATTATTTATGTTGATTTAGGATTGTGCTTTGCTTGCTTAGTTACAAACTTTATTTATTCAAAAATTTCCGTTAGCAAAAGTGAAAAACGTTTTAAAGAATATGTTTTTAATTTTCTACATGAATTACAAGATGCTTGCTATAAAGATACAGCTATTGAAAATGCAACCTTTGATGGAGAAGGTAAAATAGAAAACGAAAAAATTTATAATGCTCATATTTATTCTACTATTAATAGAATAGAATCAAGATGCGTTGTTAAAGGAAGTTTATTCAATCGTAATTTTACTTCTGCTGATGTTGCAGTAGTTATTCCAAGTGCTGGATATGCTTTAGCAGCAAATAAGAAAAATGCTCAAGAAGTTTTTGCATTATATGGACGTGCCATTGAATTTGATTATAAGTTTAATGATGGTGGCATTATCATTGTCCGTAAAGGTGAAAAAACTGCTATGCCTAATCATACTGTAGGATATCAAGAGGTTTCAATTCCTGGATTAGAAGACTTTATAGTTTATGCAACAGATGTTAATGTTGCAAATAATTTCTTCAATGTTGAATTAGTAGAAAAGATTAAATCAATCGAACTTAATGAAGATCTTTTGGATTATATGATTTCATTAAATGATAAAGGCACATTTATTTACGCTAACTATAGCGACAATTATATGGTTGTTCCAACAAGCAAAGCTCATCCAGAAAATACGTATGCCAGAGTTATTGCAGATAACCATAAATTTATTTCTGTTCTTGAATTATTAAAATAA
- a CDS encoding putative ribosomal-protein-alanine acetyltransferase (product inferred by homology to UniProt) — MDVNNIKVFENTSFVQECFELDKKIFLDNYSLQMINDDSLKELFFLKKDEELIGFIYLHGDDFEKEIYKIGIIREYQGKGLGKYFLEEVIKLSKTSRLLLEVNSTNKNAIKLYESCNFKKYYIRKKYYSDGNDAILMELKLGELL; from the coding sequence ATGGACGTGAATAATATTAAAGTTTTTGAAAATACATCGTTTGTTCAAGAATGTTTTGAACTTGATAAAAAAATATTCTTAGATAATTATTCTTTACAAATGATAAATGATGATTCTTTAAAAGAATTGTTCTTTTTGAAAAAAGATGAAGAATTGATAGGATTTATTTATCTTCATGGAGATGATTTTGAAAAAGAAATATATAAAATAGGTATTATCCGAGAATATCAAGGAAAAGGTTTAGGAAAATATTTTCTTGAAGAAGTGATAAAATTATCAAAGACGAGTCGATTGCTTCTTGAAGTTAACAGCACGAATAAAAACGCTATAAAGCTTTATGAATCATGCAATTTTAAAAAATATTATATTAGAAAAAAATATTATAGTGATGGTAATGATGCCATATTAATGGAATTAAAGTTAGGTGAATTATTATGA
- a CDS encoding putative uncharacterized protein (product inferred by homology to UniProt): protein MNAIRLMGFKADGQAHRLWQRLYLGEEDDEKYVFFSLYPSITETNGRRWSNSEPTIYYCSKKHFYNIIVMFRDMGSIAYYVNIATPTMPLEKENEYGFIDLDLDVKLTEDKKIKILDQDEFEKNGEKYNYSEKLKKVSQDSVKVICEMIKENHPYFSDDYNRNKLNKYMESYRNVLGNKNI, encoded by the coding sequence ATGAATGCAATTAGATTGATGGGATTTAAGGCTGATGGTCAAGCTCATCGTCTTTGGCAAAGATTATATTTAGGCGAAGAAGACGATGAAAAATACGTCTTCTTCTCTTTATATCCGTCGATTACAGAGACAAATGGGAGACGATGGTCTAATAGTGAGCCGACAATTTATTATTGTTCAAAAAAACATTTTTATAATATTATTGTCATGTTTAGAGATATGGGTTCAATAGCCTATTATGTCAATATTGCAACTCCAACTATGCCTTTGGAAAAAGAAAATGAATATGGATTTATTGATTTAGATCTTGATGTTAAATTGACCGAAGATAAAAAGATAAAAATTTTGGATCAAGATGAATTTGAAAAAAATGGAGAAAAGTATAATTATTCAGAAAAATTAAAAAAAGTATCACAAGATTCGGTTAAAGTAATTTGTGAAATGATAAAAGAAAATCATCCTTATTTTTCTGATGATTATAATAGAAATAAATTAAATAAATATATGGAATCATATAGAAATGTTTTAGGTAATAAAAATATATGA
- a CDS encoding mATE efflux family protein (product inferred by homology to UniProt), which produces MKKILNLFKKNKTLITLALPIFLELFFQFLIGVIDSIQISFDQDAVSAINQTNAVINVINLVFAVLGTASIILITQFKGIKDEKNVNKIYCLSFYFNLIVGIIISFILVFGAKTIFNLMGVEERYIDKAVIYMQINGCFSFVIALTTVFSSFLRSNKLMIQSTIVTGIMNIMNVGGNALALFVFNSGIQGVAISSVISRIVGLIVIVIMYIHYIHSSLSIKNIFPFPGKLFATLLKIGLPSAGENLSYNLSQLVIIMILNYHFILSQSIDVNIRGYIANFTSIVYMFSNAIAQSAQVIIGPKIAKNEIDDTFHIVKDTVKMSGIITVLCSLIFIAISYPLLNSLLNIKDPELKSQAMNIVLIVCAIDILLEFGRSGNIPYVRCLQTVGDIYTPVFFAIICCWSVAVLGSYILSAFCNLGVIGIWISCALDENIRNIIFTFRWNSKKWTKFNLIKNIN; this is translated from the coding sequence ATGAAAAAAATATTAAATTTATTTAAAAAAAATAAGACTTTAATCACATTAGCGCTTCCAATATTTTTGGAATTATTTTTCCAGTTTTTAATTGGCGTAATCGATTCAATTCAAATTTCATTCGATCAAGATGCTGTTTCAGCAATAAATCAAACTAATGCTGTCATAAATGTTATAAATCTAGTATTCGCAGTATTAGGTACAGCTTCAATAATTTTAATTACACAATTTAAAGGAATAAAAGATGAAAAAAATGTCAACAAAATTTATTGTCTTTCCTTCTACTTTAATCTTATAGTTGGAATAATCATATCTTTCATTCTCGTTTTTGGCGCAAAAACTATATTTAATTTGATGGGCGTTGAAGAAAGATATATAGATAAAGCTGTAATCTACATGCAAATTAATGGCTGTTTCTCTTTTGTAATAGCTTTGACAACAGTATTTTCTTCTTTTTTGCGCAGTAATAAATTAATGATTCAAAGTACAATTGTCACAGGAATTATGAACATTATGAATGTAGGAGGAAATGCATTGGCTTTATTCGTTTTTAATAGTGGAATTCAAGGAGTAGCAATCTCATCAGTTATATCAAGAATTGTCGGATTAATAGTAATAGTTATCATGTATATTCACTACATTCATTCATCGCTATCAATTAAAAATATCTTTCCTTTTCCAGGAAAACTATTTGCAACACTTTTAAAAATTGGTCTCCCTTCAGCAGGAGAAAATCTATCATATAATCTCTCTCAATTAGTTATCATAATGATTTTAAATTATCACTTCATTTTGTCTCAATCAATCGATGTAAACATCAGAGGATATATTGCTAATTTTACTTCTATTGTATATATGTTTTCCAATGCTATTGCACAGTCAGCTCAAGTTATAATCGGTCCAAAAATTGCCAAAAATGAAATTGATGATACTTTTCATATAGTTAAAGATACTGTAAAAATGTCTGGAATAATTACAGTTCTATGCTCTTTAATATTTATTGCAATTAGCTATCCTTTGCTAAATTCATTACTAAATATTAAAGATCCAGAATTAAAATCACAAGCTATGAATATCGTCTTAATAGTTTGTGCAATAGATATCTTATTAGAATTTGGTCGCAGTGGCAACATTCCTTATGTCCGATGTTTGCAAACTGTCGGAGATATTTATACACCTGTATTTTTTGCCATTATCTGTTGTTGGTCAGTAGCTGTTTTAGGCTCCTATATTTTGAGTGCTTTTTGCAATTTAGGAGTCATCGGTATTTGGATTTCCTGTGCTCTTGATGAAAATATAAGAAATATAATATTTACTTTTAGATGGAATTCTAAAAAGTGGACAAAATTTAATTTGATTAAAAATATTAATTAA